From the genome of Halobacteriovorax marinus SJ:
TCTTTAAAGATTTAGGGCGACTTGGAATGGTTGTTTCTTTCTTATATCTACTATGTGGTGCTTTAAGACTTGCAAGGTTTAATGCCAATATTGATAAAGTTAGTAGTGACTACTTTCAAGGTCTACCAATTCCAACTGCGGCTCTAGGTCTTGTGGGTTATGTTCTTTTAGCGATTGAATTTCATTTAATTAAAACGCTAACGCCATTTACTATTTTCTATGTTGTTCTCTATTCTCTTTTGATGATTTCGAATATCCCTTTCTATTCTTTTAAGAATGCGACTTGGGTTAAGACTCATAAGAAGAGAGTGCTCGCAATTATCTTTTTATTGCTGGCCCTCATCTTCACTTACGAGCAGTTAATGATAGGTGTGATTACTGGAGCATATGTTCTAGGTGGATTAGTTTATTTTATAACTCATAAAGGCGCTTTAGAAGATGTCTTTTCATGGAAGAGCGAAAATGATGAAATCAATGAAAGTAATTAAAGTAGCATTTACAATTTTACTCATGAGCGCAAGTTTTGCGCAGGACTTTGGTCAAAGAGTAGATGGTGATATTCCAAATGCAATGGATGAAGTCGAAGGTGGAAATAGTCCTTATATACAAGGCTCTGATGAGAGGCCTATGGATAAGGTTGAGAAAGGGAAGACTTCGGCGATGGTTCCGGGTGAAAGTGATTATGGAACTAAACAGTCTGAGGGGAAAGACGCCACTCAATTTAATATTGGAGCACCATTTAGTGGAACAGAGTCCGATCAGTATATCACTTACACAAATAAAGATATTTTAAAAGGCCTCTCTAAAAAATCTAAGTCTTCGTTCTCGTTAAAGTTTTTTCAAAATAATTTTGATTACACAGATAATAGAGGAGTTTACGATAGAACATTCGGAGGAGACTCTGGAGCAAAGGGTGGCTCAATTCACTTATCAAGAGATAAATTTCTCTACAAAGGTTTTATAAATATTGGCTACGGTGGTGGAGCCGGTGTTGGCTATAGTACAGGAAAAGGGATTTTCTCTGATGACGGTACTGTGAGTAATACTAGATTTAATCTCTACTCACTTCCTCTCGATTTAAGATTGGTTCTTGAACTTCCAATTGGTGAAGTCATTAAGCTCTCGGCGGCCGGTGGTCCTAGTGCTATGGGACTTATTCAAAATAGAAGTGACAGAGACGACGGTGATAAAGACAAGGAAAAGAAGCAAGTTGGATTTGGATATTTTGCTGAGGGAAAATTTAAGTTGAACCTTGGCCATCTGTTTACAGATACAGGATTCGAATTTTATAGAGATCATGAAGTGAGTTTTATGTCTCTAGATCTTGCTGTTCGTATGCAAAACTATAGTGGTTTCGGTGATGATATCGAGATTAGTGGAATGTCTTACGGAGTAGGTTTTACTTTTGAGTTTTTATAAAATAATTCTTAGGTATAAGGGAACTCAATATCAGGGCTGGCAAAAGCAGCCCCACACTAGTCAAACTATTCAAGGTCAATTGGAAAAGGCTTTGAAGAAAATATCAAAGTCAGATGAAATTCATACGATAGGCTCGGGAAGAACTGACTCTGGGGTACATGCCTTGGGTCAAGTGGTGAGAGTTCAAATTCCTCTAGAGCTTGAGCCTCTATCACTTCTTAAGGCCCTCAATTCTCACCTTCCAAATGATATTGAATGCATTCATAGTGAAAACTCAAGTGAGCTCTTTAATCCAGTTTTTGATGCTAAGGATAAAACTTATAAGTATCTCTTTAGTTTAAATGGAAGAAGAAATGCTTTAGTTGATGATTCTATGACCTGCCTAGATAGACCAATGGACATTGAAAAGATGAGAGAGGCGTGTGAGCTCTTTATCGGTGAGCATGACTTTGCTGATTTTTATACTGTTGGAACTGATATTTCTAGCACGGTAAGAGTTATCTATGATTGTAAGCTGCACTTAGAAAAGCAGCAGGGATTTCTTGGGGAAGTTTATCCAGAGCACTATATTTTTGAAGTTAAAGGGAGCGGATTCCTAAAGCAAATGGTTAGGCTTATGGTGGGAACTCTCTGGAATATTGGTCTTGGTAAGGTGGAGTTAGCAGACTTGAAAATGGCCTTAAATTCGCCTTCGGGCGCAAAGCTTGCTGCTGTCGCGCCATCTAACGGTCTCTATTTGTGTGAAGTTAATTATTAAATGCCAGAATTGAATATCTAACTCTAGCTAGGGCCTCACTTTCATTGACTTTTGGGCTTATTCCCGATACTTTCAGCACCTATAAATTATACGAAATGATGCAACTAGTTATGCGAGGGTAAGATATGTCTTATACAGTTGAAACGATTAATGATTGTACAAAGAAACTTGTATTTAATTTTGAAACTTTAGATCTAACTGCTGAAATTAAAACAGCAATTATTCAAAAACAAAAAACAACATCTCTTAAGGGATTTAGAAAAGGTAAAGCTCCTTTGAGCATGGTTGAGCAAGTTTACGGACCTCAGATCCAATCAGAAGCGTTAAATCAATTTGTTCAAAATCAATTCTTTGATGCTGTTCAAAAAGAAGAGTTAAGAATTTGTGGATACCCAACTTTTGAAAATATGAATTACGAAGAAGGGAAATCTGTAAAGTTTGATGCTTTAGTAGAAATTTTTCCAACAGTTGAAGTTAAAAACTTAGATAAAATCACTGTAGCTAAAGAGACAGTTTCTGTATCTGATGAAGACGTTGCAGCGATGGAAAAGAATTACCTAGGTTCTAGAGCAGAGATGAAAGAAGTTGAAGGTGATGTTAAGTTAGAAAAAGGTCACTTTGCAGTTCTTAACTTCCAAGGTGAAAAAGAAGATGGTGAAAGACCAGAAAATATGAAAGGTGAGGAATTCTTACTTGAGATTGGTTCGGGACAATTTATTCCAGGTTTTGAAGATGGAATGATTGGAATGAAGAAAGGTGAGAAGAAGAATATTGAATTAACTTTCCCTGGTGACTACCACGTAGAAGATCTAAAAGAAGCTAAAGTTACTTTTGAAACTGAGCTATTAGAAATTAAGCAAAAGATCTTCCCAGACTTCACTGATGAACTAGCTAAAGAATTTGGTTTTGAGTCAGTAGAAGATTTCAAAACTAAAACAAAAGATAATCTTTTTAAGCAAAAAGAAAGAGAAGTTGCAGAGAAGATGCACCAAGAAATTCTTGAAAAGCTAATTGAAGCAAATACATTTGATGTTCCAGCTTCTCTTGTATCTCAACAAGAAGCTAGCTTAAGAGAAGACCTTTCTAGAAACCTTAAAGGACAAGGTTTCAATGATGAGATGCTTAAAGAGTATTTTGAGAAGTGGTCTGGAGACATGACTGATAAAGCAACTTTCCAAGTTCGTTCAGGATTAATTTTAGATAACCTTGCTAAGAAATTTAACGTTGAAGCAAGTGACTCTGACTTTGATGCTAAGATTGAAGAAATGGCCGCTGGATCAGGAATGCAAGCTGATCAAATCAAGAGCTACTATGCTTCTGATGCAAAGTTAAAAGGAAATTTAATGTATGCGATCAGAGAAGAGAAGACTTTTGAGAAGATCAAAGAAGAAATCAAGTTAAAGTAATATCTTAAAATTTAAATTGATATTTATAAAAGGGCCCACTATGTTGGGCCTTTTTTTATTCTAGAAAATATTTAATTTATTAAAAGCTGAGGCCATCTTTTGAACAAACTTAGAAGGCTTCATAAGTTGTTGCATGGATTCTTTGGCATTTTTTTCGGCCGAGTCCAGAGTGATCTTTGTCTTGGTTGCAATAGAACCTGCTCGATTGATTTCTCTTAATTGTTGTTGTGCTCTTGTATCATTTGTTACTTTCATAAAGAGCGTATCGGAGGATGTGAGGAAAACTTGAGAGAAAAACTAGGTTTCTCCCAAGTGCTTGAAATTATTTCTGTATTTGGGCCTTCATTAAACGCTCTCTTTGAATGAGGTGATCACATAGGATCCAATCGTTTCCAGCGCCACGACCGACAGGCTTGAAGTTCTCAGTTATAATTCTACCTTCTTCAAGTAGTTCCTCATTAACGTGAACTTTAACAACCTCTCCTGTAA
Proteins encoded in this window:
- the pssA gene encoding CDP-diacylglycerol--serine O-phosphatidyltransferase produces the protein MIDQPKRLAFFLPNTFTALNMACGFASIIMAWKGQFYNASMILLLGAIFDSVDGRVARMTGTQSQFGEQFDSISDVVSFGMAPAFLVYNCFFKDLGRLGMVVSFLYLLCGALRLARFNANIDKVSSDYFQGLPIPTAALGLVGYVLLAIEFHLIKTLTPFTIFYVVLYSLLMISNIPFYSFKNATWVKTHKKRVLAIIFLLLALIFTYEQLMIGVITGAYVLGGLVYFITHKGALEDVFSWKSENDEINESN
- the truA gene encoding tRNA pseudouridine(38-40) synthase TruA; the encoded protein is MSFYKIILRYKGTQYQGWQKQPHTSQTIQGQLEKALKKISKSDEIHTIGSGRTDSGVHALGQVVRVQIPLELEPLSLLKALNSHLPNDIECIHSENSSELFNPVFDAKDKTYKYLFSLNGRRNALVDDSMTCLDRPMDIEKMREACELFIGEHDFADFYTVGTDISSTVRVIYDCKLHLEKQQGFLGEVYPEHYIFEVKGSGFLKQMVRLMVGTLWNIGLGKVELADLKMALNSPSGAKLAAVAPSNGLYLCEVNY
- the tig gene encoding trigger factor, with the translated sequence MSYTVETINDCTKKLVFNFETLDLTAEIKTAIIQKQKTTSLKGFRKGKAPLSMVEQVYGPQIQSEALNQFVQNQFFDAVQKEELRICGYPTFENMNYEEGKSVKFDALVEIFPTVEVKNLDKITVAKETVSVSDEDVAAMEKNYLGSRAEMKEVEGDVKLEKGHFAVLNFQGEKEDGERPENMKGEEFLLEIGSGQFIPGFEDGMIGMKKGEKKNIELTFPGDYHVEDLKEAKVTFETELLEIKQKIFPDFTDELAKEFGFESVEDFKTKTKDNLFKQKEREVAEKMHQEILEKLIEANTFDVPASLVSQQEASLREDLSRNLKGQGFNDEMLKEYFEKWSGDMTDKATFQVRSGLILDNLAKKFNVEASDSDFDAKIEEMAAGSGMQADQIKSYYASDAKLKGNLMYAIREEKTFEKIKEEIKLK